A stretch of Leisingera sp. S132 DNA encodes these proteins:
- a CDS encoding Lrp/AsnC family transcriptional regulator — MAKNDKINQQILRELSRDGRISNLELAERVGLSPSACLRRVQELERSGVITGYRAVLDRQKLGVGFATYIGVGLGEHTKEAQEAFERAMQAAPEVVECHNITGTIEYLLRVECADLPSYKRFHTDILGTSPYVTAITTYVVMGSPKDLRA; from the coding sequence GTGGCGAAAAATGACAAGATAAACCAGCAAATATTGCGAGAACTCAGCCGCGACGGCCGGATCAGCAACCTGGAACTGGCAGAGCGGGTGGGCCTGTCGCCCTCCGCCTGCCTGCGCCGGGTGCAAGAGCTGGAACGTTCCGGCGTCATCACCGGCTACCGCGCGGTCCTGGACCGGCAAAAACTGGGGGTAGGCTTTGCCACCTACATCGGCGTCGGCCTGGGCGAACACACAAAGGAGGCGCAGGAGGCGTTTGAGCGCGCCATGCAGGCGGCGCCGGAGGTTGTGGAATGCCACAATATCACCGGCACCATCGAATACCTGCTGCGGGTCGAATGCGCCGATCTGCCCAGCTACAAGAGGTTCCACACCGACATCCTCGGCACCTCGCCCTATGTCACCGCGATCACTACCTATGTGGTGATGGGCTCGCCCAAGGATCTGCGGGCGTGA
- a CDS encoding L-malyl-CoA/beta-methylmalyl-CoA lyase, producing MSFRIQPAAPARPNRCQLFGPGSKVKLFEKMAASAADVINLDLEDSVAPSDKDQARANVIEAINSVDWGNKYLSVRINGLDTPYWYRDVVDILEQAGDRLDQIMIPKVGCAEDVYAVDALVTAIERAKGRTKPVSFEVIIESAAGIAHVEDIAKSSPRLQAMSLGAADFAASMGMQTTGIGGTQENYYMIREGQKHWSDPWHWAQAAIVAACRTHGILPVDGPFGDFSDEDGYVAQAKRSATLGMVGKWAIHPSQIALANQVFTPSDEAVAEAREILAAMEEAKASGAGATVYKGRLVDIASIKQAEVIVAQAELIAGS from the coding sequence ATGAGCTTCCGCATCCAGCCCGCCGCCCCGGCGCGCCCCAACCGCTGCCAGCTGTTCGGCCCCGGCTCCAAAGTGAAGCTGTTCGAGAAGATGGCAGCCTCGGCGGCGGATGTCATCAACCTCGACCTGGAGGATTCGGTGGCGCCTTCCGACAAGGACCAGGCCCGCGCCAACGTGATCGAGGCGATCAACAGCGTGGACTGGGGCAATAAATACCTGTCGGTGCGGATCAACGGGCTCGACACCCCCTACTGGTACCGCGATGTGGTGGACATTCTGGAGCAGGCCGGCGACCGGCTGGACCAGATCATGATCCCCAAGGTGGGCTGCGCCGAGGACGTCTATGCGGTGGACGCACTGGTCACCGCCATCGAACGCGCCAAAGGCCGCACCAAGCCGGTGTCCTTCGAGGTGATCATCGAATCCGCGGCAGGCATTGCCCATGTGGAAGACATCGCCAAATCCTCGCCCCGCTTGCAGGCGATGAGCCTGGGCGCTGCGGATTTTGCCGCCTCGATGGGGATGCAGACCACCGGCATCGGCGGCACCCAGGAGAACTACTACATGATCCGCGAGGGCCAGAAACACTGGTCCGACCCCTGGCACTGGGCGCAGGCGGCAATTGTCGCCGCCTGCCGCACCCATGGCATCCTGCCGGTGGACGGGCCGTTTGGCGACTTCTCCGACGAGGACGGTTATGTCGCACAGGCGAAGCGCTCTGCCACTTTGGGGATGGTCGGCAAATGGGCGATCCACCCCAGCCAGATCGCGCTGGCCAACCAGGTCTTCACCCCATCCGATGAGGCCGTGGCAGAAGCCCGCGAGATCCTGGCGGCGATGGAAGAGGCCAAGGCCTCCGGCGCCGGCGCCACGGTTTACAAGGGCCGTCTGGTCGATATCGCCTCGATCAAGCAGGCCGAGGTAATTGTGGCGCAGGCCGAGCTGATCGCGGGCAGCTGA
- the dgcN gene encoding N-acetyltransferase DgcN has translation MIETPYLLFLGDAPDMLAAKVAIGIRDWRPEHAVGQIRLPGCGADLGLKDLTLAEAKEAGAKTLVIGVANRGGVISQAWKEVLIEALEMGYDLASGLHNLLRDEGDLVAAAQTHGGTLHDVRVPTVGYPIANGKPRSGKRCLAVGTDCSVGKMYTAMAMDNEMRERGMKSTFRATGQTGILITGSGVPLDAVIADFMAGSIEYLTPDNDDDHWDLIEGQGSLFHVSYSGVTMALVHGGQPDALILCHEPTRTHMRGLPEYDVPTLEELREVALPLAQRANPACKVVGISVNTQHLSEDEAVKYLAEVEERMGLPAVDPYRHGAGRLVDALAAA, from the coding sequence ATGATCGAAACCCCTTATCTGCTGTTCCTGGGCGATGCGCCCGACATGCTGGCTGCCAAAGTTGCCATCGGCATCCGTGACTGGCGCCCCGAGCACGCGGTCGGCCAGATCCGCCTGCCGGGCTGCGGCGCCGACCTGGGCCTGAAGGACCTGACCCTGGCCGAGGCCAAGGAAGCCGGCGCCAAAACCCTGGTGATCGGTGTCGCCAACCGCGGCGGCGTGATTTCCCAGGCCTGGAAGGAAGTGCTGATCGAAGCGCTGGAAATGGGCTATGACCTGGCCTCCGGCCTGCACAACCTGCTGCGCGACGAAGGCGACCTGGTGGCCGCGGCCCAGACCCACGGCGGCACCCTGCATGATGTGCGCGTGCCCACCGTCGGCTACCCGATTGCCAACGGCAAGCCGCGCAGCGGCAAGCGCTGCCTGGCAGTTGGCACCGACTGCTCGGTCGGCAAGATGTACACCGCGATGGCGATGGACAACGAGATGCGCGAGCGCGGCATGAAGTCGACCTTCCGCGCCACCGGCCAGACCGGCATCCTGATCACCGGCAGCGGCGTGCCGCTGGACGCGGTCATTGCCGACTTCATGGCGGGTTCGATCGAATATCTGACCCCGGACAACGACGACGACCACTGGGACCTGATCGAAGGCCAGGGCTCGCTGTTCCACGTGTCCTACTCTGGCGTCACCATGGCGCTGGTGCACGGCGGCCAGCCGGATGCGCTGATCCTGTGCCACGAGCCGACCCGCACCCATATGCGCGGCCTGCCGGAATATGACGTGCCGACCCTGGAAGAGCTGCGCGAAGTGGCCCTGCCGCTGGCTCAGCGCGCCAACCCGGCCTGTAAGGTCGTTGGCATTTCGGTGAACACCCAGCACCTGTCTGAGGACGAAGCGGTCAAGTACTTGGCCGAAGTCGAAGAGCGCATGGGCCTGCCCGCCGTCGACCCGTACCGCCACGGCGCCGGCCGCCTGGTGGACGCGCTGGCAGCGGCCTGA
- a CDS encoding MFS transporter, translating to MRRAFIENWALFLGMLMLMVANGLLVTLLTIRGAGLGFSDLTISIMQAAYPAGALLGTVMAPGMVARVGHIRAFSALASLVSISAILHLLTSDPYSWSALRFLAGVCYPGMYVITESWLQAKSENKNRAQILSLYFMIWMAGPAIGTALVALPDPSGNLLFGAVSILISLSIVPLLLSGIKAPEYEVPDRMPVRKLYRVSPMAVLGNLVSATAVAGWFIALPLYALSRGMSPAEASGALVVAMIVGAVVQYPVGWISDKTDRRLVLIGLGVIGAVACLWMLATPTPQALVIGFAVLAGASLPMYAVCSAHANDQLKPAQIVPASGAMVFLLNAGQFGGTLAAPNMVSIADGNGLLILLAALCFMVSGVAALRRTQADAPEETGSQQAIAVLGAPQTGVLQAESWMEEENNVSNSDIPQESPDK from the coding sequence ATGAGACGTGCATTCATTGAAAACTGGGCCCTGTTTCTGGGCATGCTGATGCTGATGGTGGCCAACGGGCTTCTGGTTACCCTGCTGACAATCCGGGGCGCGGGGCTTGGCTTCTCCGACCTTACTATTTCGATCATGCAGGCGGCCTATCCGGCCGGCGCCTTGCTGGGCACCGTGATGGCGCCGGGGATGGTGGCCAGGGTCGGCCATATCCGGGCGTTTTCGGCGCTCGCGTCGCTGGTGTCTATCTCGGCGATCCTGCATCTTTTGACCTCCGATCCCTATTCCTGGTCCGCGCTGCGGTTCCTCGCCGGGGTTTGCTATCCCGGCATGTATGTGATCACCGAAAGCTGGCTGCAGGCAAAATCCGAAAACAAAAACCGGGCGCAGATCCTGTCGCTCTACTTCATGATCTGGATGGCAGGCCCGGCCATCGGCACCGCGCTGGTGGCGCTGCCGGACCCCAGCGGCAATCTGTTGTTCGGGGCGGTGTCCATCCTGATTTCCCTGTCGATCGTGCCGCTCTTGCTGTCGGGCATCAAGGCGCCGGAGTATGAGGTCCCGGACCGGATGCCGGTGCGCAAACTGTACCGCGTATCGCCGATGGCGGTGCTGGGCAACCTGGTCAGCGCGACTGCGGTGGCGGGTTGGTTCATCGCGCTGCCGCTTTATGCGCTGTCGCGCGGGATGAGCCCGGCTGAGGCATCGGGCGCGCTGGTGGTGGCGATGATCGTGGGCGCGGTCGTGCAGTACCCCGTCGGCTGGATCAGCGACAAGACCGACCGGCGGCTGGTGCTGATAGGGCTCGGCGTCATCGGTGCCGTGGCCTGCCTGTGGATGCTGGCGACCCCCACGCCGCAGGCGCTGGTGATCGGCTTTGCGGTGCTCGCAGGTGCCAGCCTGCCGATGTATGCGGTCTGCTCTGCCCACGCCAACGATCAGCTGAAACCGGCGCAGATCGTGCCGGCCAGCGGCGCCATGGTGTTCCTTTTGAACGCCGGTCAGTTCGGAGGCACTCTGGCCGCTCCAAATATGGTCAGCATTGCTGACGGAAATGGACTGCTGATCCTGCTCGCAGCCCTGTGTTTTATGGTCTCAGGGGTTGCTGCGCTGCGGCGGACGCAGGCCGATGCACCGGAGGAAACCGGCTCCCAGCAGGCCATTGCGGTGCTTGGTGCGCCTCAAACCGGGGTGCTTCAGGCCGAATCCTGGATGGAGGAGGAAAATAATGTCAGCAATAGTGACATACCGCAGGAATCTCCCGATAAATGA
- a CDS encoding LysE family translocator, with protein MTYELLTALALFAFVSSITPGPNNLMLMASGANFGFRRTIPHMLGVALGFVFMVLLVGAGLVQVFDAFPVSYTMLKAVSVVYLLWLAWKIANAAPVQAKGAEGRPMTFLQAAAFQWVNPKAWAMALTAISAYTPDQTLAAILLVGVIFGAINLPSVGSWTVLGQQMARFLTSPRRLVLFNWTMAVLLVASLYPVIWPQ; from the coding sequence ATGACTTATGAACTCCTCACCGCGCTTGCGCTTTTCGCGTTTGTCTCCTCGATCACGCCGGGGCCGAACAACCTGATGCTGATGGCCTCGGGCGCCAACTTCGGTTTCCGCCGCACCATCCCGCATATGCTGGGAGTCGCCTTGGGATTTGTGTTCATGGTGCTGCTGGTCGGCGCCGGGCTGGTGCAGGTGTTTGATGCCTTCCCGGTCAGCTACACTATGCTGAAGGCGGTTTCGGTTGTGTACCTCTTGTGGCTGGCGTGGAAGATCGCCAATGCGGCGCCGGTTCAGGCCAAAGGCGCGGAAGGCCGCCCGATGACCTTTCTGCAGGCCGCGGCATTTCAGTGGGTGAACCCCAAGGCCTGGGCGATGGCGCTGACTGCGATCAGCGCCTACACGCCGGATCAGACGCTGGCGGCGATCCTGCTGGTAGGGGTTATTTTCGGGGCGATCAACCTGCCCTCGGTCGGCTCCTGGACGGTGCTGGGCCAGCAGATGGCGCGGTTTCTGACCAGCCCGCGCCGCCTGGTGCTGTTCAACTGGACCATGGCGGTGCTGCTGGTGGCCTCGCTTTACCCGGTGATCTGGCCGCAGTAA
- a CDS encoding D-amino-acid transaminase, protein MTRTVYVNGEYLPEGDAKVSIFDRGFLFADAVYEVTSVLDGKLIDFEGHAVRLDRSLKELDMASPCSKEELLEIHRKLVELNGIEEGLVYLQVSRGSDGDRDFVFPSADTPPSLVLFTQNKPGLADSPAAAKGAKIISIEDIRWGRRDIKTVQLLYPSMGKMMAKKAGCDDAWLIEDGYVTEGTSNNAYYVKNGKIVTRPLSNDILHGITRAAVLRLAAEAQMEIEERLFTIEEAKEADEAFTTSASAFVMPVVEIDGVTLGDGTPGPIAKRLREIYLEESRKKAV, encoded by the coding sequence ATGACCCGTACTGTTTATGTGAATGGCGAATACCTGCCCGAAGGCGACGCCAAGGTATCGATCTTTGACCGCGGCTTCCTGTTTGCCGATGCGGTTTATGAGGTGACCTCGGTCCTCGACGGCAAGCTGATCGACTTTGAAGGCCACGCCGTGCGCCTGGACCGGTCGCTGAAAGAACTGGACATGGCGTCGCCCTGCTCCAAGGAGGAGCTGCTGGAGATCCACCGCAAGCTGGTGGAGCTGAACGGCATCGAGGAGGGCCTGGTGTACCTGCAGGTCTCGCGCGGTTCTGACGGCGACCGGGACTTTGTATTCCCCTCCGCGGACACCCCGCCGTCGCTGGTGCTGTTCACCCAGAACAAGCCTGGCCTGGCCGACAGCCCTGCCGCTGCGAAAGGCGCCAAGATCATCTCGATTGAGGACATCCGCTGGGGCCGCCGCGACATCAAGACCGTGCAGCTGCTCTATCCGTCGATGGGCAAGATGATGGCCAAGAAGGCCGGCTGCGACGATGCCTGGCTGATCGAAGACGGCTATGTGACCGAAGGCACCTCCAACAACGCCTATTACGTTAAGAACGGCAAGATCGTGACCCGGCCGCTGTCCAATGACATCCTGCACGGCATCACCCGCGCCGCGGTGCTGCGTCTGGCGGCGGAAGCGCAGATGGAGATTGAGGAGCGCCTGTTCACCATCGAGGAAGCCAAGGAGGCGGACGAGGCCTTCACCACCTCTGCCAGCGCCTTTGTGATGCCGGTGGTGGAGATCGACGGCGTGACCCTGGGCGACGGCACCCCGGGCCCGATCGCCAAGCGCCTGCGCGAGATCTACCTGGAGGAAAGCCGCAAGAAAGCTGTCTGA
- a CDS encoding GyrI-like domain-containing protein — protein MAASYEDRILRVLAYIHDNTDGDLSLDRLADVAAMSRFHWHRVFRALTGETCAQAVRRIRLHRAAVWLVMEEMPIAQLAARAGYPNQNSFSRAFSESYGSSPAAFRRDGQVRLPSPALRTGSYPMYDVITRTDPARRLAGLPHEGAYHEIGKSFEALGAICESRQLWPQLGAVLGVYFDSPDEVDEAGLRSFAGAEFTGEALPEGMEEVSLPGGRVAVLTYKGPYSGIPAATHSLFGNWLPVSGEEPADQPCYEVYLNNPRDTAPEDLLTEICLPLK, from the coding sequence ATGGCCGCCAGCTACGAAGACCGGATCCTCAGGGTTCTGGCCTATATCCACGACAACACGGATGGCGACCTGTCGCTGGACCGGCTCGCGGATGTGGCGGCGATGTCGCGGTTTCACTGGCACCGGGTGTTTCGCGCCCTGACCGGCGAGACCTGTGCCCAGGCGGTGCGCCGGATCCGGCTGCACCGCGCCGCGGTCTGGCTGGTGATGGAGGAAATGCCCATCGCGCAGCTGGCAGCCCGCGCAGGCTACCCGAACCAGAACAGCTTCTCCCGCGCCTTCTCTGAATCTTATGGCAGCAGCCCGGCGGCCTTCCGCCGTGACGGCCAGGTGCGGCTGCCCAGCCCAGCCCTAAGAACAGGAAGCTATCCCATGTATGACGTGATCACCCGCACCGACCCCGCCCGCCGCCTTGCCGGCCTGCCGCACGAGGGCGCCTACCACGAGATCGGCAAGAGCTTTGAAGCCCTTGGGGCGATCTGCGAGAGCCGCCAGCTTTGGCCGCAGCTGGGTGCGGTGCTCGGGGTCTATTTCGACAGCCCGGACGAGGTGGACGAGGCCGGGCTGCGCAGCTTTGCAGGTGCGGAGTTCACCGGCGAGGCGCTGCCCGAGGGCATGGAGGAGGTCAGCCTGCCGGGCGGCCGCGTTGCGGTTCTCACCTATAAGGGGCCGTATTCCGGTATCCCGGCTGCGACGCACAGCTTATTCGGCAACTGGCTGCCCGTCTCAGGCGAAGAGCCGGCTGACCAGCCCTGCTACGAGGTCTATCTCAACAATCCCCGCGACACCGCGCCTGAGGATCTCCTGACAGAGATTTGCCTGCCCCTGAAATGA
- the dgcA gene encoding N-acetyl-D-Glu racemase DgcA, with amino-acid sequence MNITVTPDVFKLAQVFTISRGSRTEAKVLTVRVDKDGVTGWGECVPYARYNETLESVTAEIEGLPAGFTREELQSLLPAGAARNAVDCALWDLEAKQAGKRVWELAGLPEPKPEITAYTLSLDTPEKMQAQAAENAFRPLLKIKLGTPDDMPRLEAVRAGAPDARIIIDANEGWSAAVYAELAPHLLRLGVELVEQPLPAGEDEALIGMERPVPVCADESCHDRESLPKLKGKYDVVNIKLDKTGGLTEALKLREQALAEGYQVMVGCMVGSSLAMAPATLVAQGAAVTDLDGPLLLAEDREEPLTFDAEGVHPPKAALWG; translated from the coding sequence ATGAACATCACCGTCACACCGGACGTCTTCAAACTGGCGCAGGTCTTCACCATCTCGCGCGGCTCGCGCACCGAAGCCAAAGTGCTGACCGTGCGGGTTGATAAGGACGGCGTCACCGGCTGGGGTGAATGCGTGCCCTACGCCCGCTATAACGAGACGCTGGAAAGCGTGACCGCTGAAATCGAGGGCCTGCCTGCCGGTTTCACCCGCGAGGAACTGCAATCGCTGCTGCCCGCCGGCGCCGCCCGCAACGCGGTTGACTGCGCGCTGTGGGATCTGGAGGCAAAACAGGCCGGCAAACGGGTCTGGGAACTGGCAGGCCTGCCGGAGCCGAAACCGGAGATCACCGCCTACACCCTGTCGCTGGACACGCCGGAGAAGATGCAGGCGCAGGCGGCGGAGAATGCGTTCCGCCCGCTCTTGAAAATCAAGCTCGGCACCCCCGACGACATGCCCCGCCTGGAGGCGGTGCGCGCCGGCGCGCCCGATGCCAGGATCATCATCGACGCCAATGAGGGCTGGTCGGCTGCGGTCTATGCCGAACTGGCGCCGCATCTGCTGCGCCTGGGCGTAGAGCTGGTGGAGCAGCCGCTGCCCGCGGGTGAGGACGAGGCGCTGATCGGCATGGAGCGACCGGTGCCGGTCTGTGCGGATGAGAGCTGCCATGACCGCGAGAGCCTGCCGAAACTCAAGGGCAAATATGACGTGGTCAACATCAAGCTGGACAAGACCGGCGGCCTCACTGAGGCGCTGAAGCTGCGCGAACAGGCGCTGGCCGAGGGCTATCAGGTGATGGTCGGCTGCATGGTCGGTTCATCGCTGGCGATGGCGCCGGCGACGCTTGTGGCGCAAGGTGCGGCGGTTACGGATCTTGACGGGCCGCTGCTTCTGGCCGAAGACCGCGAGGAACCTTTGACATTTGATGCCGAGGGCGTGCACCCGCCCAAAGCTGCCCTGTGGGGTTGA
- a CDS encoding acetyl-CoA carboxylase carboxyltransferase subunit alpha, giving the protein MTQYLEFEKPLAEIEGKAEELRALARANEEMDVADEAKALDAKAAQLLQDLYKNLTPWRKCQVARHPERPHCKDYIEALFTEYTPLAGDRNFADDLAVMGGLARFNDQPVVVIGHEKGHDTKSRIERNFGMARPEGYRKAIRLMEMASRFKLPVITLVDTAGAYPGKGAEERGQSEAIARSTEMCLKIGVPLISVIIGEGGSGGAVAFATANRVAMLEHSIYSVISPEGCASILWKDAEKMREAAEALRLTAQDLNKLGVNDRIIPEPLGGAHRDPKAAIKSVSGAIQEMLDELKGMDAAALVKDRRQKFLDIGSKGLAA; this is encoded by the coding sequence ATGACCCAGTATCTGGAATTCGAAAAACCGCTGGCCGAAATCGAAGGCAAGGCGGAGGAGCTGCGGGCGCTGGCGCGCGCGAATGAGGAAATGGATGTAGCGGATGAGGCCAAGGCGCTGGACGCCAAGGCGGCACAGCTGCTGCAGGACCTCTACAAGAATCTGACGCCCTGGCGGAAGTGCCAGGTGGCGCGCCATCCGGAGCGCCCGCATTGCAAGGATTACATTGAGGCGCTGTTCACCGAATACACGCCGCTGGCCGGCGACCGGAACTTTGCCGACGACCTGGCAGTGATGGGCGGGCTGGCCCGTTTCAACGACCAGCCGGTGGTGGTGATCGGCCATGAGAAGGGCCATGACACCAAATCCCGGATCGAGCGCAATTTCGGCATGGCCCGTCCCGAGGGCTACCGCAAGGCGATCCGGCTGATGGAAATGGCCAGCCGGTTCAAGCTGCCGGTGATCACCCTGGTGGACACCGCCGGCGCCTACCCCGGCAAAGGCGCCGAGGAGCGCGGCCAGTCCGAGGCGATTGCGCGCTCGACCGAGATGTGCCTGAAGATCGGCGTGCCGCTGATTTCGGTGATCATCGGCGAAGGCGGTTCTGGCGGCGCGGTGGCCTTTGCCACGGCGAACCGTGTGGCGATGCTGGAGCATTCGATCTACTCGGTGATTTCCCCCGAGGGCTGCGCGTCGATCCTGTGGAAGGACGCCGAGAAGATGCGCGAAGCCGCCGAGGCGCTGCGCCTCACGGCCCAGGACCTGAACAAGCTGGGCGTCAACGACCGGATCATCCCGGAACCGCTGGGCGGCGCCCACCGCGATCCGAAAGCTGCGATCAAATCCGTCAGCGGCGCCATCCAGGAGATGCTGGACGAGCTCAAGGGCATGGACGCGGCCGCGCTGGTCAAGGACCGGCGGCAGAAGTTCCTGGATATCGGCTCCAAAGGGCTGGCGGCCTGA